The segment aattacgatctgtggttgagtgcatgaaatgcgtgaatgaagtccaccccgtaaaaagggttgtgacgtgtgtgtagctaagtcgtactcttggccctagatggcgctactattgaaacaagaggcgttccccttgaggcttaaatcggctgtctttgacagcgggcttgtccatggcaagtgccattagaaacaacaatagcAACACATTTGGACTAACTTCTGAACTTTGTAAATTAATACTCACTTTCTTCTTTCCTTAAAGAGCTCTGCCGAATTTTAGCAAAAACGTACATTAATTGTAGATTTGCATGCAcgacttaaaaaaacattatttttaatatgcaggGTTCGCAAGAAATCAGTTTCTCACTTCAGAAAGCTCTAGAATCTGTTCGATTCGTccaaatgaaatacaatttgaactataagttattcaaaaaacgtgctttccatttaaaaaaaatggaaaaaaaattctctcaataGATAGCGCTATAACATAAGCGGTATTCatctgaacatttttaaattgcgAAACATGAGCGTATGCCTATTCGCCTTATTCATTGGGTAAAAAGGATGCAGGTTCTGCCGAacattagatatttatttctCTGTATATCATGCCTGCTTTGGAAGAAATAGATGAAAAAACTTTCTTCCACAACCACAGAACACTATTGCAGCTGTCACAGAATTCCGTAGTGTAAAGCGGACATGAAGATATCCAATGTCTCCACGTGTCGTATGCAAGATGATACAGATATTTGCAACAAGTTGGCAACTTGAAGTTCTTTCTGATAAAGGATAAAAGCAAATCCTATCTTCTGGAGTCGAAAATGTGGCTACCGCGGTGACGAAGCTCACTTATGCTTCAATAGGCAATTTAACACCCACAATCGTCAAATTTGGGTTTCATGCTATCCAGAAACAAACTTTATgggttcaaaatatgatagtaTGTTGTGGTTTTACGGTTATATTTATCACTGGACCgtgttttcgttctttttttttttttttttttctttcgaagaGATAACTTCAGATGGAATCTACGCTgatgttatttttcaataacatggACTACTCTTTCGTCAGATATTAATACCTCCTGCGATTTTTGGTTGTGAGGTTCTCTGAAtgcaatatctaccgtcaaagacCTGCATCTGTTCAAGATCTAAAGGATAACATTCCACGGCATGTTCTTGATATTTAGACAAATTAATTCCGGTCACCTGTGGAAAATATGATTCTGCAATTCGAGCGCATTGTTGAACTAGAAGAGGGGAATAGTGAGCAGTTTTTAtgctgctttttattttatttaatatttataaagcatattaaatgctATTATATGCATTACAGCTCCATTTATTAGTGGATTTTGTAGTAAAACgctttatataattaataccaAGCGCATTATTTGAATTGTCTGTAATTCAAATGTTATCTCATTTGGACCAACAGAATGCCTTTTAGAGCCTTTTGAAGAGGGAAACTTATTCCTCATTAACGCTGCATGTGGATTCCATTTtataattggaattatttttcatatataaaccTACAAAATATTAATTGGGGTTCAttttacaacaacaaaaagaatctGCGTATGATGTTCAGATTTGTAATTTATCTTcacttaaaaaattgataattaaatgctACTAgagatattttcataatatatttttatacatgatttataaatccaaattcagcgttatcaaaaatattaattcacgaagaaaattttcatcgaattttataaataatgcactCATTTAATTCCAGGCACTGAGATTTATCTAAAACTGAATTTATCATCAGCCAAAATGTAAAACtcttttaattgaaactaaaaggattgctttttgattttaatttcaaaatgaaagtaataaggaattaaaaagaaaaaaaagtctatttggatatataaaaaaggagaagggggaaaaaaacctttaTTCTGGTCCCCTTTTATCAAAACCCCTGAGATCTCCCCTGCAAACACTCATATTACCAATATACTTATTTCACGTAAAAACCTGATAGAGATCaatgattttgatattaatatcacatatcattttttttcctggcGCATTTCGTTTTCAAATAATCATGATGACAGTGATGGATTTCTGTCTAGGTAGCTTAGCTGCCTAAGTGAGTTGCGCTAAGGGAAGGGGAGAGTAGGCAGGtagattaaaaaagatatttgtctGGTTAGcaaattaatgaatttgtaaaCAATGTAATTTCTATGTATCAAATTCTAAACAACgaggataatattaacacttcgCCTAGTATAATTAATCAAATCTCTACTCTTTAATATGTtccgttatttattttaattttataaacattaaatattagtttattcaaTAATACGTACAAACATGAATGCTAAGCAATCATggatcataatatataaataaaaatatttgctttttcacagttaataaaataaaataataatccaaaaataaatcattggcaTGATGTTAAATTAACCATGTGTTGAAATGAACCAGTTTATTAGATGAAGGTATTAGCATTGCTTAGAGCAGGCCACCAAATGTTTAGTATCTATCATTTTGTATTGATAGTTGGAAATATTTGTGTGCCGGGaagttaaaaatatggaaattccgCAACATTTAgagatggaattttaaaatgactacagtacttttaattaatattcatcgCGTATGAAATAAATTCCTCTTGGCAAGCTGGAAGGGAAAAGTAGATAGATTCCTTCGCATTGAAGTTACAATCTGGCAATATAAactgttgatgttagaaacagttaATATTAGGGCTTggaatcacttttcagcccctaacttctaagaaattgcagttatcaaaaaattttaaatgtaaaagttgtttgtcttaatgagacactaatttggctaattggatttatttttctatctttaatattaagaaattttataacgaaatgaaaattcCAACGCCCACCATTTCCACcgcctttgagctagatgggtgatTTTCGAACTTGCCCGATATTTTTACGTTTCTAACAATATATTCGAAAATAGTTAAAATCCAAAGAAGATTACTCTctgtatataaacttttgaacgaagatTTGGTTATGGGTTCCAGGGATCATGATCGGTaaagaattgcagaaattttcccaaagtcttgtcatgagaactatTGCAATATATAGTcgtcctataggaatctacctgaAAAATAGCATTGAGTGTCTTCTAGAACGTCAGTCAGTCTATTTGTTTCGATCATCCAGTAATTCTCGCCAACGATGCCAAATTCACCTGACATCTGTCTGGTAACCCCTGAAGAAGCGAGGCAACAAGTGAAATCTTGAAGCAGTTTACACATCTCGCGCGTTGAGAATGTAGACAGCACTCATGTTCCGGTTTCTTATCTACTAACAAGGGTTTGAGTGTTTGCAAGTAGCATTGGGCTGATAAAAATACCTTTCCTGCGCTTGATGGACAACATTAGAACTGGATAGCAAGTAGTTCTTGTTTTGTTTCCGTCTTCAAATATTTACGGAAATCCTTTGGCAGCTGATTGATGCCAATCGGCAAATGCCTTTTATctctctttctgtttttttttttttttttttttttttttaaatattgcagaaaataGGGATTTTTGACAATCACGGAATTAACAAACGAGCATCAAAATCgcgaatatctttaaaattttgttacaaaactATATATCGGCTGACcaaattctgaagaaatttttgataatctATATAGTGTTTTcgtaaaaacattatatttcaaaatatgatatacaTTGACAGTGAATTAACACTTCCTAAAACCACCAACAATTcagaaaaatctttataatttcattatataattagtaagataatcttataaataagatgtttttataaaatacaattttagtacaaaaccactatattttaataaataatattggacTGACCACATTATTTTTGTCCtttttgtataatgaaaatatgaagattctAAACTTACTAACTCAGTGCGTATTTTGACTACTCCCCTTCCGTCTAATTTaggataatttaaaaagttaattttttcttaatgttgtgaagaacaattaaaaagaaaccaactattgttttaatatttattatcaaaattgcataatattctcagaattttcttagtaaattattatcatttcttaaaattttacattgttgcCAAAGTTACGCTTgaaagaaaacagaaagaaaatatatacatttcctTCTCTAGATTATCCAAAAAAACACCAGCTCTTCTGTTACTAAATTCCTCGGAAAATATCGCTTTCTCTAGTACTGACATTTAGAGGGGTGGTGTGTTGAAAAAGTCACCGACATTCAAAGACATACCTGGGATATCAAAATCACCTGAGAATTCGGAAAACGTCGTTGTTAAGTCTGTAAACATCACAGGTGTGGTGGGTTTTCTAATCCCACAACCCTCCCCCCTCCTCCTCTTTTCCCATCCCTGCCTGGCGCACCCCTTTTTTACTACAAGGTCTGCTTTCCACCCCCCTCCCTTCCCACCCGAGGGGACGGAAGTTCCAACCAGAGAGCACGTGATCTGGGGGATGACTGAAGAAGTCTCGCGGTTCGCCGGCTCAGCTCTCAGTTACCTGTTCGTCTTCGTCTGGTGTGGATCGTTTGTTGGCAGAGGAGATGATAAGATCGTAACGGATATATCTGCTGCAACACGGCGTTATCATTGTCAGACGAGATATGGATATTCGTCTGTGCAGAGAAGACCGGTGAAATATTTTAGTTCTCATGTTTCATGTCTGCTGTGTTGCCAGGAACGCTTCTTGGCGAGTTGTTTTTGAGAGATAGAACGAGTGTGTTAAGAAtgacttgaaatttttatttttatactacgAATTTTAAAGTTGATGCTTAAAATTCAATTGactattataaagatatttgttGAACATATTAGCTGCTGGaggaattttgtttctttttgtggTGACTGGTGATTAAAGGAACTGATGCAAGTCACAGGTAAATAACGAATTGATTGACAAATCAGTGTGATTGATTAgtgaatatttataaagatgatgCATTTTATTTCCAACAACTTTCTTCCATAACAGAATTATAAGCTAAATATTATAGGCAGCGATTCTTCAACTTGCTTTGAAAGTGATTATCTGTGAGTGTTTTAggttaaattatatgtaaatatcatTCTAAAATCAGTGAAAGTTAATAGACTGAATAtcgtttttattgattatttcgaAATCGATGGATTTTGTTTTCAAACTGTGAATTAATGTGTTAATCTGCTTACATACTTTTCAAATTACAGTAGCTGTCTCTGATGATATAGTACCGCAATGAAACTAATGGCAGCATCTGTGCTTCCTCTGTCTACGGTGCGACCGCGTTTTGAACACCGGTCGTTCTCCGTCCCAGTGTCATTCGCTGCCGGCGTTCTGATTGGAATCCCTCTTACTTACTTCATTTTGATTCTCACAGTGGATAACCCTTATACATCTCATCGGGCTTGGGTGGATGGCGGTTCACGACGATTTAGCATTTCTCATAGCCCTGTGGCGTCTTTGTTTAGACTACCTTCTGTAAGTTCTACATCCGATTCTAGGAAGACGGACTTAACAAAAGATCTTCCTTTGATCTCCAGTATTCTAGTCAAACCAGACAGAAAAGTGAGGATTATTCCAAGCCACAGCAGTGATTTATTGGTGAAATCCGTTAGCAGCAACAACGAATCGACTAACGTATCAAAGCCATTCAAATTAGATGATATCGTGGATGGTGTCTATTGGACAGCACTTTCTGAGAGATTTGTCCCCAGAGGTTTCGATGATTATGATATTAAACTCTGGAAAAGGTTTCTGAATTCAACTGATGTCCTAAAAGTTGAAGAAGGATGTGGTCGGATGCAAAACCGATTAGTCACATTAGCAGAGGGTGGCAAATCTTGTTGCCGCTACAGGCATAACAACGATCAAATTCAAGGTGAGATTTTCTCTTTCTACCTTGGAAGACTCTTGGGGATAAGGAACCTATCCCCATCTTCTTTGGCTTTAGTGGATGCCAGAACAAGACGCTGGTCATCTGCTGCCTCCCAGATAGCACTTGCACAGTGGAGTTCGGAACGACCTGTGGTGCTTACACAATTCGTGGAGAATCTTCAACCTGCCTACATTCCTCAACATTTTCGTGAAAAAGATAAAAGAAGGTTGCATCCAATATTTCAAGATCTGGGCAATCTCACGGCTAGTGATATATCTGAACTTGTGCAGTGGACAGATCTAGTAGTCTTCGATTATCTGACTGCCAACTTGGATAGAGTGGTCAACAATCTTTACAATGAACGGTGGAACCCAGGTATGATGAAACAACCTACGCATAATCTTGCTAAAACTCCTGAAGGCCTTCTCCTATTTCTGGACAACGAATCTGGCCTCTTACATGGGTATAGACTGTTAGAGAAATATGAGCATTTCCACAGAGCTTTGCTAGATGGTCTATGTGTCTTCAAAAAAGATACTGTGGATGCTGTGGACAAATTGCACCATGGCAACGTTGGACACTTGTTGAAGAAATCTTTCCTGGAAAACGACCCAGGTATGTTTGATTGGCTACCTTTCTTACCTGACAGAAGTTTAAAAACTCTGAGAAAGAGGATAGCTCATGTGCATGAACACATAAGGACGTGTAAATCCAGGTTCGCACCGGATTCGGTGGTCTTGGAAGCGCCAATAATTAATTAgtgataatttattacatttcatgtaataattacattatttgatGTAAATAATCCAAGCCAGTCACAAGAAAGTGTCCTAAATACAGAACCAAAGGAATTGAAAACTTCAAAAGGCGagtcattgattttaaaatttcaaattatt is part of the Argiope bruennichi chromosome 10, qqArgBrue1.1, whole genome shotgun sequence genome and harbors:
- the LOC129988370 gene encoding extracellular serine/threonine protein kinase four-jointed-like; its protein translation is MKLMAASVLPLSTVRPRFEHRSFSVPVSFAAGVLIGIPLTYFILILTVDNPYTSHRAWVDGGSRRFSISHSPVASLFRLPSVSSTSDSRKTDLTKDLPLISSILVKPDRKVRIIPSHSSDLLVKSVSSNNESTNVSKPFKLDDIVDGVYWTALSERFVPRGFDDYDIKLWKRFLNSTDVLKVEEGCGRMQNRLVTLAEGGKSCCRYRHNNDQIQGEIFSFYLGRLLGIRNLSPSSLALVDARTRRWSSAASQIALAQWSSERPVVLTQFVENLQPAYIPQHFREKDKRRLHPIFQDLGNLTASDISELVQWTDLVVFDYLTANLDRVVNNLYNERWNPGMMKQPTHNLAKTPEGLLLFLDNESGLLHGYRLLEKYEHFHRALLDGLCVFKKDTVDAVDKLHHGNVGHLLKKSFLENDPGMFDWLPFLPDRSLKTLRKRIAHVHEHIRTCKSRFAPDSVVLEAPIIN